GCGCCATGGGGTCCGGCCAGCAGGCCACTGAGCTTGATCTCCAGGTTCTGCGGGGAACTGGCGAACCATTGCGCCGCGGCTTGGCCAGTGGCTGCCAAGGGCGGCAAGGGTTCGCTATTGGCCTGGGCTTGCACGGGCGCCGAATCGTTGAGCAAGAAGCCCCAGGTGACAAGCCCCGCCACGCTGGCCAATACGGCGACAGCCTGGACCAGCGTGGCCGGATCGAGGCGATGGAAATGGCGCATGAGCGGATCCTCCGTGACGTCCAGTGCTTCAGGCTACCAGCGCTTTCTCACGGTTTTATTGCAAATTCACCCCAGCGAAAGGCGTAGCGACCATGAATGAATGGCGACACCGACAACGCGGCTTCACGCTGATCGAATTGATGGTCGTGCTGGTGATCATCGGCATCGCCAGCGCCGCCATCAGCTTGAATATCCACGCCGACGCTGCCAGCGGCCTGCGCGAAGATGCCAAGCGCCTGGCCTTGCTGCTGGAAACCGCCCAGGCCGAAGCGCGCAGCGATGGTCGTCGCATCGCCTGGGTCGCCGACAGCCAGGGTTACCGTTTCGTGCGGCTGGATGCTGTCGGCGCACAGGATCGGGAGTTCATCAACGACCCGCAACTGCGCCCCAGGCACTGGAGCGCGGGACCGGTGCAGGTGCGCATCCACCCAGGGAAAACGCTGGTGCTCGATGCCGAATGGATTGCCCCGCCCCTGCAAGTCATTCTGTCCAGCAACCAGGCCAGCGTATCGGTGACGCGCACGGCGGCTGGCCGCATCGAGGTGCATTGATGGTCCGGCAGAACGGCTTCACGCTGATTGAAGTGATGGTCGCCATCCTGCTGATGACCATCGTCAGCCTGATCGCCTGGCGCGGGCTCGACGGTGTGACCCGCGCCGACGCCCACCTGCAGGACAGCGCCGAACAGCACGCGCAACTGATGCGCGCATTCAACCAGCTGCAGCGTGACTTCGCCCTGCGAGCCACCACTGAACTGGCCGAGCCGCCACCGCCCGATGAACCCACCGCCACCCGCCCCTCGGCGCCTGCCGCGATCAGCATTCGCAGCAGCGACAGCGACCCTTTGCAGTTGGAATTGATACGCGCCGCGGCGGACCAGGACGGCAAGATGCAACGGGTGAGATGGTGGATTGAAAACGGCACGCTTTTCCGTGCCTCGGGCGTCGCCCGGTCACGCTATCCCCTCCCCGCGCCCAAGGAGCGTGTCGCGGTGTTGAGTGAGCTTGAGCGCGTTGATGTGCGTGTATGGCGCGCCGACCGGGGCTGGCGCCATCTGACTGGCAGCAAGGAGGAAAATCCGGCGGGTCTGGAAATCAGCTTCAGCCGTCGCACGGCACACGGCACCGAGCGCTACCGCCAGGTGCTGGCACCGCTTCAATAGCAGCCCACTGGAATGAAAACGCCTAGCTGACCAGCACCACGCCGCCCGGTAGCTCGGTGATGGTGGCGCCGTAGGCATCGCGAATCAGTACGGCGACATTCGCCAGTTGCGCCAGGCTGAAGCGCGCCTGAACCTTGCGCCGCCCGAGCTCAGCGTTCATCAGCACGATCATGCCGGGACGGTAGCGGTTGATCTCATCGATCACGCTCGCGAGGGGGGCATCGTTGAACACCAGCAACTGTTGACGCCAAGCCATGACTTGCTGGGTATCGAAAGAGGTGGGTTGGCCTTGTCGCTGCGCGGTATAGGTCAATTGTCGGCCCTGCTCCAGGCTCACGCGCCGCCCCTGATGTTTCAGTTGCAAGCGGCCCTCCAGGCACGTCACGCACACGCTACCCTCGGTGGCCCGCACATTGAACCGCGCGCCATCGGCGAACAACTCGCCATTGCCGGCAAGCACACGCAACGCCGTGCTGGCCTGGATTTCCACTTCACCGCTCAGTACTTCGATGGCGGCGTCACCAAGGGCCTCGCTGCGCTGGCTGATGCGCGTCTGGGTATTGAGTTCAAGCACCACGCCCTGCGTCAGGTCGACGTGGCGTTGCTCGCCGACACCGGTATGAAAATCCGCGCCCATGGGCCAGCCATCCAGCAGTGACGGACGCGCGACCAGCACCGCAACCGACGCGGCAATCGCGCCGCCGAGAAATGCCCGGCGTCCGAAACGCCGCGGGTGGCTGACGACCTTTGCCGCCTGCTCCTGGCGGAACTTCTGCTCCGCGGGCGCCATGGCCTGCCACAACTGGCGGGCCAGGAAAAAGGCACGGGCGTGCTCGGAACTTTGCGCACTCCAGCGCCGAAAAGCCTCGGCGTCGGCGTGGGTGGCGTGCCCTGAAGTCAAGCGCACCAGCCAATGGAACGCTTCTTCCCGGAGCTGGTTAGCCGTGGCAGTGGCCGATTCAGATGCGCTTATAGACATGTTTTTCAAACGTGAAATGACTCAAGAAGGAATGCGCGACGAGCGCCTTATTACCTAAGACTGTTTTCCCGCGCCGGGACCGAACCGCTGAATCACTTTTCTTTCCAGGCGATCGGCACAGTATTGCAGCGCAGCCTTGAGTTCCTTCTCGACCATCCGGGTGGAGATGCCAAATCGCTGGGCGATCTCCTGATGCGGTGTCTGCTCCATGCGTGATGCCATCAATATTTGCCGGCGCCGGGGCGCAAGCTCGGTCAGCGCCTGCATCAGCGCGCGAATTTCAATCTGGCCACCGACGATCACCGCCGGGTCCTGATGTTCGTCGGCGGTTTGCATCAGTTCTTCGATTTCAGTGCCGGTGAGCAAGCGTGCATCCTGCGCACGACGGTCAGCCGCGATGTTCAGGGCCATGCGGAACAGGTAGGCGCCCGGCTTCTGCACATCTGCCGGCGGTTCCATGCGGTCTACCCGAAGATAGGTTTCGTGCAATACGTCGTTGGCCAGGTCATCGGAGCCCAGACGCCGGCGCAAGCGTGCGCGAAACACATCATAGGAAGCCAGGAACACCTTGAGCATGGTGCTCTGCTCCTTTTCCGTCATGGCTCTACCGCTCCTTCCCATGGGTTGCATTCCGTGCCTGCCGAAGCGGCGCCCGGCACCACCAGCACCGTCACCGGCTGCGGCAACGAAGACGGCGGGGCACGGCCGATATCCAACTTACTCAGCCCCTCGATAATCGCCGCATCACGCCGGGCGTCACCGGTGGACGCCAGCAAGCGACTCTTGCGCACCTCGCCCGATCCTCCGACCCACAGCTGTAGCGCCGCTCGATAATGGCCCGGACGCGTCACCGCAGAACGGCAAAGCGCCTGCTCCAACGCGACCTGCAATGCACGGGCAAAATTGTCCTCGCGCACCGTGGAACCACCGTTGCGCGAAGACGCACCGGCACGGCTGGGTAGCTCTGCCTTTTTCACGGTAAAAGCATCCGCACCGGTATAGAGCGCCGCCAAGCCGCTACCGGCCAGCAATTGCTCCAACGCCTGGCGGGCATTCAGACGCCCGTGCACCGCGGTCGACCGTCGCCCATGTGCCAATTGACGATCCACCAGGATCGCCATCCCGCTGGCTCTGCTGTACAGGTCAAGGGCGACGGTCATTTCCTGGGCGGGTATCGCAAACTCGACAGAACGCGCCAGCCTGTCGCCCGCCTCGTGGGGCGCAGGCGTGGCAGACCACGCGTCGCGTTGCGGCATCAATGCATGGAGCAACAGGAACAGTACCGTGGGCGCGAGGCAGCACCTGCTCAGCGCTTCTCTTGACATAGACATCTTCCGGCCCGAACGGCGTGTCGACGCCCTGCGTTGGCGCATCATGAGACGTGTACATGTCGTTTGTGTGACTGGCGCTGCAAAAAAAACATCGTCATACCTTGCTCCAATACGAGGTAGATTCAGGCTTCTACCGTTGGAAAAGGAGCTTCGCCATGGACTGTCGTGTATACGCGCTGCTGCTTGCTGCCCTTCCCTTGTGGGCCCAAGCCGCCGAGCCGGCGAATGAGGGATGCATCAATGTCGAGGTAAACGGGTACAAGGCGCTGTCCTACGAATGCCTGAGCGAACAGATGGCCAACCCGAAGGGTACGGCGGCAGCGCGCAAGAACCAGGAAGCGTTGAACGTGCCGATAGAGCAGCGAGCGCCGAACAAGCTGGGTCTGTACAACCAGTCGGCCACGCGGATTCGCATGGGCAATACGTTCGGCAACTCGGCGTTGCCGCAACGTCCGCCGCAGTAGGATGGACGTTTAATCCAGCAACAGAGTACCCGGTGTGTTTGCCCCCCTGATCGAATCGATCAACCAGGCCCTGAACGCCTCGACCTTTTTCGAGTGGGCTGCTTCGATGGGTGTCACCAGATAGAAACCGAGATCGGACTTCAACCTCAGGGCAAACGGCGCGACCAGTCGACCCGCCTTCAGATCGTCGTCGACGTAGGTCGAGCGGCCGATACAAACGCCCAAGCCGTCGATGGCCGCCTGCACGGCCATCATCGCCAGGTCGAAGGTCAACCGTGAGCCTTCGGCCAAGGCGCTCGGTTGGCCGGCGGCCCCCAGCCAGAGGCTCCAATCGTCCCGCGTCATGCCACTGACCTGCAACAAGGTGTGATGGGTCAGATCGCCGGGCGCCTTCAGCGCATTGGGTCCCACCAGCAGCTTCGGACTGCACACTGGAAAAACCTCATCGGACATTAGCCAGTCAGCGCGCAGGCCCTTCCAATCTCCGGAGCCGTAACGAATGGCCGCGTCGATTCCAACCTTGCGAAAATCCACCAGGTCGGTGGAAGCCGAGACACGTACATCGATGTTGGGATAGGCCTCCTGGAACGAGGCCAATCTAGGCAGCAGCCATTTTGATGCGAAGGACACCAGGGTACTCACCGTCAGCGCACTGTCATGGACCGAATCCAACAAGGTTTCGGTGCAATGACGCAACTCATGGAATGCCGAACGAACGCCTGGGAAATAGGCGCGACCTTCATCGGTCAATGCGAGGCCGTCCTTGAACCGCAGGAACAGGCGCACGCCCAGTTCGTCCTCCAGCCGCCGGATCTGATGACTGATCGCTGTCTGGGTGACATTCAACTCGAGGGCAGCCTGGGTGAAGCTCATGTGGCGCGCGGCTGATTCGAACGCCTTCAGGCCGTTGAGTGAGGGGATTTTTACGGCCATGGAGGTCAACGTTGCTCATGAGATTTTGTCATACGCTAGCACTCGAAATGTCCTTTGAAAATCTTCCGGTTCGCGCCGATCCTCAGCGGCACTCAACGCCATCAGGAAAATCCCATGAAATTGTATTTCGCGCCCATGACCTGTTCATTGTCCCCGCACATCGTGCTGCGGGAGCTGGGCATTGCCTTCGAGCTGATCCGCGTCGACAACAAGACCAAGCGAACCGTCGGCGGGCAGGACTTTCTTGCCATCAATCCCAAGGGCTACGTCGCGGCGCTGATGCTGGATAACGGTGAAGTGCTGACCGAAGGTCCCGCCATCGTCCAGTACCTGGCCGTTCAGGTTCCGGGCAATCACTTGGCACCGGCCAATGGCACCTGGGAGCGGGTTCGGTTGCAGGAACGGCTGAACTTCATCAGCTCGGAAATCCATGGCGGCTGTGCCCCGCTGTTCAACGCCGAGATCCCGGAAACGACCAAGGCCATCTTCAAGCAGAAGCTGTTCAAGCGGCTTGATTACCTGGCCGGCGCTCTCGAACAACACAGCTATTTGCAGGGGGATTTCGGCCTTGCCGACGCGTATTTGTTCACGGTGCTCAAATGGCTGCCGTTTTTCGCCATCGACATCGAGCATTGGCCGGCGCTGGCG
This genomic interval from Pseudomonas alvandae contains the following:
- a CDS encoding type II secretion system protein N; its protein translation is MRHFHRLDPATLVQAVAVLASVAGLVTWGFLLNDSAPVQAQANSEPLPPLAATGQAAAQWFASSPQNLEIKLSGLLAGPHGAVAILSIEDSPPRAFRAGERLGEGVRLRGIEADAVVIERAGVESRLSMARLPVPVALPSLR
- a CDS encoding RNA polymerase sigma factor; this encodes MTEKEQSTMLKVFLASYDVFRARLRRRLGSDDLANDVLHETYLRVDRMEPPADVQKPGAYLFRMALNIAADRRAQDARLLTGTEIEELMQTADEHQDPAVIVGGQIEIRALMQALTELAPRRRQILMASRMEQTPHQEIAQRFGISTRMVEKELKAALQYCADRLERKVIQRFGPGAGKQS
- a CDS encoding FecR family protein, which produces MSISASESATATANQLREEAFHWLVRLTSGHATHADAEAFRRWSAQSSEHARAFFLARQLWQAMAPAEQKFRQEQAAKVVSHPRRFGRRAFLGGAIAASVAVLVARPSLLDGWPMGADFHTGVGEQRHVDLTQGVVLELNTQTRISQRSEALGDAAIEVLSGEVEIQASTALRVLAGNGELFADGARFNVRATEGSVCVTCLEGRLQLKHQGRRVSLEQGRQLTYTAQRQGQPTSFDTQQVMAWRQQLLVFNDAPLASVIDEINRYRPGMIVLMNAELGRRKVQARFSLAQLANVAVLIRDAYGATITELPGGVVLVS
- the gstA gene encoding glutathione transferase GstA; this encodes MKLYFAPMTCSLSPHIVLRELGIAFELIRVDNKTKRTVGGQDFLAINPKGYVAALMLDNGEVLTEGPAIVQYLAVQVPGNHLAPANGTWERVRLQERLNFISSEIHGGCAPLFNAEIPETTKAIFKQKLFKRLDYLAGALEQHSYLQGDFGLADAYLFTVLKWLPFFAIDIEHWPALALYMARIETRPSVRAAIEAEANAGQG
- the gspH gene encoding type II secretion system minor pseudopilin GspH, coding for MNEWRHRQRGFTLIELMVVLVIIGIASAAISLNIHADAASGLREDAKRLALLLETAQAEARSDGRRIAWVADSQGYRFVRLDAVGAQDREFINDPQLRPRHWSAGPVQVRIHPGKTLVLDAEWIAPPLQVILSSNQASVSVTRTAAGRIEVH
- a CDS encoding prepilin-type N-terminal cleavage/methylation domain-containing protein gives rise to the protein MVRQNGFTLIEVMVAILLMTIVSLIAWRGLDGVTRADAHLQDSAEQHAQLMRAFNQLQRDFALRATTELAEPPPPDEPTATRPSAPAAISIRSSDSDPLQLELIRAAADQDGKMQRVRWWIENGTLFRASGVARSRYPLPAPKERVAVLSELERVDVRVWRADRGWRHLTGSKEENPAGLEISFSRRTAHGTERYRQVLAPLQ
- a CDS encoding transcriptional regulator GcvA, which produces MAVKIPSLNGLKAFESAARHMSFTQAALELNVTQTAISHQIRRLEDELGVRLFLRFKDGLALTDEGRAYFPGVRSAFHELRHCTETLLDSVHDSALTVSTLVSFASKWLLPRLASFQEAYPNIDVRVSASTDLVDFRKVGIDAAIRYGSGDWKGLRADWLMSDEVFPVCSPKLLVGPNALKAPGDLTHHTLLQVSGMTRDDWSLWLGAAGQPSALAEGSRLTFDLAMMAVQAAIDGLGVCIGRSTYVDDDLKAGRLVAPFALRLKSDLGFYLVTPIEAAHSKKVEAFRAWLIDSIRGANTPGTLLLD
- a CDS encoding STN domain-containing protein, yielding MSREALSRCCLAPTVLFLLLHALMPQRDAWSATPAPHEAGDRLARSVEFAIPAQEMTVALDLYSRASGMAILVDRQLAHGRRSTAVHGRLNARQALEQLLAGSGLAALYTGADAFTVKKAELPSRAGASSRNGGSTVREDNFARALQVALEQALCRSAVTRPGHYRAALQLWVGGSGEVRKSRLLASTGDARRDAAIIEGLSKLDIGRAPPSSLPQPVTVLVVPGAASAGTECNPWEGAVEP